A part of Mustela erminea isolate mMusErm1 chromosome 9, mMusErm1.Pri, whole genome shotgun sequence genomic DNA contains:
- the LOC116599929 gene encoding olfactory receptor 5T2-like, giving the protein MKNVTEVTIFILKGFTEKPELQIILFFLFLAIYLFTMMGNLLLVLLVIGDCRLHNPMYYFLSVLSSVDACFSSVITPNMLVDFMSKNKVISVPGCAAQMLLAVTFGTTECFLLAAMAYDRYVAIYNPLLYSVIMSPRVYVSLIVASYVGGILNASVHTVATFSLSFCASNEIRHVFCDIPPLLAISCSDTHTNQLLLFYFVGAIELVTITIVLISYGFILLAILRMHSAEGRRKVFSTCGSHLTGVTIYYGTILFMYMRPSSSYALDHDMIVSIFYTIVIPMLNPIIYSLRNKDVKEAMKRVFQKIGLLINDIFHTKPLN; this is encoded by the coding sequence ATGAAGAATGTCACTGAAGTCACTATATTTATACTGAAGGGCTTCACAGAGAAGCCTGAGCTACAGATAATCTTGTTCTTCTTGTTTTTAGCAATCTATCTCTTTACTATGATGGGAAActtacttttagttttattggtcATTGGGGATTGCCGGCTCCACAACCCCATGTACTATTTTCTGAGTGTGTTATCGTCTGTGGATGCCTGTTTTTCCTCAGTAATTACCCCAAATATGTTAGTAGATTTTATGTCAAAGAATAAAGTCATTTCAGTCCCTGGATGTGCAGCCCAGATGCTTCTTGCTGTTACTTTTGGGACCACAGAATGCTTCCTCTTGGCTGCCATGGCTTATGACCGCTACGTGGCAATCTACAACCCTCTCCTCTATTCTGTGATCATGTCACCCAGAGTCTATGTGTCCCTCATCGTTGCTTCCTACGTTGGTGGCATTTTGAATGCTTCCGTACACACGGTGGCCACATTTAGCCTCTCCTTCTGTGCATCCAATGAAATTAGACACGTCTTTTGTGACATCCCTCCACTACTTGCCATTTCTTGTTCTGACACCCACACCAACCAGTTGTTGCTCTTCTACTTTGTGGGAGCTATTGAGCTAGTCACTATCACGATTGTTCTGATCTCCTATGGTTTCATTCTGTTGGCCATTCTGAGGATGCATTCTGCTGAGGGGAGGCGGAAAGTCTTTTCTACATGTGGTTCTCACCTAACTGGAGTGACAATTTATTATGGAACCATCCTTTTCATGTATATGAGACCAAGCTCCAGCTATGCTTTGGACCATGACATGATCGTGTCGATCTTTTATACAATTGTGATTCCCATGCTGAATCCCATCATCTATAGTTTAAGGAACAAAGATGTAAAAGAGGCAATGAAAAGAGTGTTTCAAAAAATTGGCTTATTAATTAATGATATTTTTCACACTAAACCATTAAATTGA
- the LOC116599928 gene encoding LOW QUALITY PROTEIN: olfactory receptor 8H1-like (The sequence of the model RefSeq protein was modified relative to this genomic sequence to represent the inferred CDS: inserted 1 base in 1 codon), whose product MGRKNNTQVPDFILLGLTDSEEVQRILFVLFLLIYLVTMLGNAGMVLIIRLDLQLHTPMYFFLSHLSFLDLSYSTVILPKTLENLLTSTKYISYVSCFTQMYFFVFLGATECFLLSSMAYDRYVAICNPLHYPVVMSMRFCCSLVFASYSIGFSFXMSRLHFCDSNVIHHFFCDTSPVLALSCTDTNDIEIMIFIVAGSTLMVSLITISVSYVSILSTILKITSTSGKQKAFSTCASHLLGVTIFYDTMIFTYLKPSSSYSLGKDQVASVFYTIVIPMLNPLIYSLRNKEVKNAFIRVMQKGEGSEHLKQAMLNF is encoded by the exons ATGGGTAGAAAGAATAACACACAGGTGCCTGACTTCATCCTTCTGGGGTTGACAGATTCTGAAGAGGTCCAGCGAATCCTCTTCGTGCTGTTTCTGCTCATATACCTGGTTACCATGCTGGGAAATGCAGGGATGGTACTGATAATCCGCCTGGATCTCCAGCtgcacacccccatgtactttttcctcagTCACCTCTCATTTCTGGACCTTAGTTACTCAACTGTCATCCTACCGAAAACCTTAGAGAACTTACTGACCTCCACCAAGTATATTTCCTATGTGAGCTGCTTCACCCAGATGTACTTTTTCGTTTTCTTGGGGGCCACagaatgtttccttctctcctccatgGCCTATGATCGCTATGTTGCTATCTGCAATCCTCTGCACTACCCAGTGGTTATGTCCATGAGATTCTGCTGTTCCCTCGTCTTTGCGTCCTATTCGATTGGCTTTAGCT GCATGAGCAGATTGCATTTCTGTGACTCCAATGTAATCCATCACTTTTTCTGTGACACATCCCCAGTTTTAGCCCTGTCTTGCACGGACACAAATGACATAGAGATCATGATATTTATTGTCGCTGGCTCCACCCTAATGGTGTCTCTTATCACGATATCTGTGTCCTATGTGTCCATTCTATCGACTATCCTGAAAATTACTTCCACGTCAGGAAAGCAAAAAGCCTTCTCTACGTGTGCCTCTCATCTCCTAGGAGTCACTATCTTTTACGACACtatgatttttacttatttaaagccAAGTAGTTCTTACTCCTTGGGAAAGGATCAAGTGGCTTCTGTTTTTTACACTATTGTGATCCCCATGCTGAATCCACTCATTTATAGCCTTAGgaacaaagaagtgaaaaatgcTTTCATTAGAGTCATGCAAAAGGGAGAGGGCTCTGAGCACTTGAAACAAGCAATGCTAAACTTTTAA